A genomic stretch from Streptomyces venezuelae ATCC 10712 includes:
- a CDS encoding glycoside hydrolase family 13 protein — MAAPHSHRTDDWWRDAVIYQVYPRSFADGDGDGTGDLAGVRARLPHLAELGVDAVWFTPWYLSPLVDGGYDVADYRTIDPAFGTLAEAEKLIAEARELGIRVIVDIVPNHVSDQHAWFRAALAAGPGSPERELFHFRPGRGENGELPPNTWPSQFSGKTWTRVPDGEWYLHLFTPEQPDLNWAHPAVRQEHEDVLRFWFERGVAGVRIDSAALLAKDPALADFVEGVDPHPYIDQDELHDIYRSWRAIADEYGGVFVGEVWLPDSERFARYLRPDELHTAFNFSFLSCPWEADRLRRTIDDTLAEHAPVGAPATWVLCNHDVTRTVTRYGRADTGFDFATKAFGTPTDLALGTRRARAAALLTLALPGSVYVYQGEELGLPEADIPLDRIQDPMHARSGGTDPGRDGCRVPLPWTAGAPSYGFGPGAEPWLPQPLDWDDYAVDRQRADGGSMLTLYREALRLRRTAEGFGDGPLTWLPADPGVLAFARTEGLVCVVNLGETPTELPPHARVLLSSGPCDADGRLPTDTAVWLRT; from the coding sequence GTGGCAGCCCCTCACTCGCACCGCACCGACGACTGGTGGCGCGACGCCGTCATCTACCAGGTGTATCCGCGCAGTTTCGCCGACGGCGACGGCGACGGCACCGGGGACCTCGCGGGCGTCCGGGCGAGACTGCCCCACCTCGCCGAACTCGGCGTCGATGCCGTCTGGTTCACGCCCTGGTACCTCTCCCCGCTGGTCGACGGCGGCTACGACGTCGCCGACTACCGCACCATCGACCCCGCCTTCGGCACCCTCGCCGAAGCCGAGAAACTGATCGCCGAGGCCCGCGAACTGGGCATCCGCGTGATCGTCGACATCGTCCCCAACCACGTCTCCGACCAGCACGCCTGGTTCCGCGCCGCCCTCGCCGCCGGCCCCGGCAGCCCGGAACGCGAACTGTTCCACTTCCGCCCCGGCCGCGGCGAGAACGGCGAACTGCCGCCCAACACCTGGCCCTCCCAGTTCTCCGGAAAGACCTGGACCAGGGTCCCGGACGGAGAGTGGTACCTCCACCTCTTCACCCCCGAGCAGCCCGACCTCAACTGGGCCCACCCCGCCGTCCGCCAGGAACACGAGGACGTCCTGCGCTTCTGGTTCGAACGAGGCGTCGCGGGCGTACGGATCGACTCCGCCGCCCTCCTCGCCAAGGACCCGGCGCTCGCCGACTTCGTCGAGGGCGTCGACCCCCACCCGTACATCGACCAGGACGAGCTCCACGACATCTACCGCTCCTGGCGCGCGATCGCCGACGAGTACGGCGGCGTGTTCGTCGGAGAGGTCTGGCTCCCGGACTCCGAGCGCTTCGCCCGCTACCTCCGCCCGGACGAACTGCACACCGCCTTCAACTTCAGCTTCCTCTCCTGCCCCTGGGAGGCGGACCGGCTGCGCCGCACCATCGACGACACCCTCGCCGAGCACGCCCCCGTCGGCGCCCCCGCGACCTGGGTCCTCTGCAACCACGACGTCACCAGGACCGTGACCCGCTACGGGCGGGCCGACACCGGCTTCGACTTCGCCACCAAGGCCTTCGGCACCCCCACCGACCTCGCGCTCGGCACCCGGCGCGCCCGCGCCGCGGCCCTGCTCACCCTGGCGCTGCCCGGCTCGGTGTACGTGTACCAGGGCGAGGAACTGGGGCTGCCCGAGGCGGACATACCGCTCGACCGCATCCAGGACCCGATGCACGCCCGCTCCGGCGGCACCGACCCGGGCCGCGACGGCTGCCGCGTCCCGCTGCCCTGGACGGCCGGCGCGCCCTCGTACGGCTTCGGCCCGGGGGCCGAACCGTGGCTCCCGCAGCCGCTCGACTGGGACGACTACGCGGTGGACCGCCAGCGCGCCGACGGCGGATCGATGCTGACGCTCTACCGCGAGGCGCTGCGGCTGCGCCGGACGGCCGAGGGCTTCGGCGACGGACCGCTGACCTGGCTGCCCGCCGATCCGGGCGTCCTCGCCTTCGCACGGACCGAGGGGCTC